Sequence from the Phragmites australis chromosome 11, lpPhrAust1.1, whole genome shotgun sequence genome:
AGAAAAGAGAATATGCACATGACAGTGCATGTATTTTTCCTCTGGTGGTAAAACTGTTCTGAGTGAATCCTGTTTGAGTTCTATTCCTAATTACACTATGAGGCTATATCTGTTACTAGATGCTATTCATAAAAAGATGGATTCTTCGAGATCAAATTTCTTTTGGCATGATCAGGGTCAGAAGAAGAGGTATCATATGATCAAGTGAGAGGTGTTAGCCAGTCCAAAAGAGTTTGGTGGACTAGGTTTTACTGATACTAGAGTGATGAATATTTGCCTTCTATCCAAATGGATTGTGAAATTAGAAAGAGGTGATAGGGACCCAGTTTGTGATCTTTTGAGGAAGAAATATTTAGGAGATAGAGGGTTTTATGGTAATAGTAAGTTTGGAGGTTCACAGTTCTGGAAGGGTTTGCATTCTATTAAAAGTTATGCAGCCTTGGGGTTGATTTACATCTTGAGGGATGGAAAGAAAATCAAATTCTGATTAGATGTTTAGTTGGACTCATGTCCTCTTAAAATCAAATGTGAGAAGCTTTACAATATCTGTTTACAACAAGAAGCAACAGTTCATTATGTGCTTGTACAGGATTTCACTAATCTCACTTTTATAAGATCCTTTGGCCCTCAAGAAGTGAAAGAATGGGATACCTTGCTTGCACTCACAAGTAGTATTTGTTTGTCTGATGAACCAGACTCACTCATTTGGGCTTTTGAAAATTCTGGGAAGTTCAGTACTTCATCTCTTTACAGACATCTTACTTTTTCAGAGTTAGAGATAAGAGGATGTTGGAGATCTGGGAATGCAAGTTTCTCTTAAAGATTAGAATTTTTCTTCGGTCCCTTCACAAAAATATGATTCCCTCTGCTGATCAATAAAGGATGGAAGGGCGGTGAATAGTGTGAACTTTATGGTCTTAGAGAGACTGCAGACCATATTATGTTCCAATGCCCTATTGCAAAGTTTGTTTGGTGTGTCTGCAGAGATGCTTTACATTGGCTTTCTGTGCCAGATTCTTTGGTGATTTTTAGAGAGTTATTTCTTGATTATAGAAGTTTTAGAGAGAATATGCTTCGAATTTTTCTTCTTGGCACTATATGTTGGACTCTTTGGCTAACTCGTAatgattttgtttttcaataAAATCTACCCCTCTTCACAGGCGATCATCTACCGAGCAATCTCATTCATGATGAGGTGGAAGGTGCTGGCCAAGGCGTCTGATCGTGCGAAGCTAGATGATATGATTCAAAGAATCAAGGTGGAGGTGGACGCACATCAACAGCAACACTTGGTCGCTAGACTACCTGCTGGGATTGGATAGTCCTAGTGCTTTTTAGTCTATCTGTCTTTTTGGTGATCTTCAGATTAGATCTTTGCCGTTGCGCTTGTTGTCCTTTAGTTTTCGTTGGTTGTGGTTTATAGCTGTGAGTTAGAGGTCGTCTTATTCCTCTGATCTCTCTCTGCTTATGGTTTATCTGTATGATGAATACAATGTGTACTGTGCTGCTTTCTATAAATGGGGGCCATGACTTTGGTCTATTAAAGGCCTCATTTTGGTCACATGAAACCGAGTTCATACTTACTAAAAACCGAGACATACATATTTAGAGTGTTCGGTTTGAGGAGTGGAGTGATGATAGGTCATCGTCCTATCCTAACGCCAAACCTAACCAAGTTGTTTGGCTCCAGGATCCATCACCTCAACCAAATACCCTATTTACGTAGAGTACCAGGGCATTACCTGCATGGATGGCACTTGTCGGCCACTCTGATATTCAATGTGGCAACGTCAGATGTATGCTCACCTGTCCTGAGCACTCATGCTTCCATAGCACGTTCTTTCAAGTCGATTGGATTcaaatgctttttttttcttcatccgaTTTGTAAGCAGCCCCAACTTTATTTATCGTTGGTAAGAGAAAGTAAAACAGAGAGAGACATGCATGTCTAGTAGCACAGCACAAGCTAGGACTAGGAGTAGGGCTGCTGGTGAGCACAGTCCAAGTTGGGCCCGACGTCGACGCCGAGGAGGCCGCAGTACCGGCGGAAGAACCCGATCCGGTCGTTCACCTGCGGGACGTCGTCGCGGCCGCACTCGAGCCCGCcgttgatgatgttggtggtCAGCCCGAATCCCGCCGTCCGGTTTGCCGCGGCGTCGGCCGCGCTGGGCCGGTAGCGCCCCACCATCACGCCGTGGCACGACGGTTTGGGCGCCCGCGGCGTCATCCAGAACCATAGCGCCGCCTTGAACGACACCTCCGGGTCGCTGGCCACCAGCTCCGGATTGTTGAGCCCGTCGAAGCCCAGGGCCTTGCCTGCTGGCCCGTAGTTGAAGTTCCTGCACCCCAACCCATTTCCATGTACATAGTTAACGATGACACGCTCTAAATAAAAAGTCAACGATGACACTACGCCAGATCTTAAGCTCGAGTCCAGCCATATGATCTAGCAGAGAAGTAAGGCCACATTTGGAATGCAGGAATTtgacaaaaagaaaacaatttcCATAAGAACCCTGTGAAGTTCTCGTGTTCCGCAGAAGCCCAAAGGGTTTTCTTTTTCACTCGTATTCAGAATATCTGTACAGTTCTCTTTGTTGCAGTGTTCGTCATGTCGCCGGAAAAGAAAAGCGGAGGAAGACTATTTTTGGCACGTACCAGGAGAGCTGGATGGGTCCTCTGCCGTGGTACGACTTGCCGGGAACGCATCGCCACTGCGTGTTGTTGGCGTCGCAATAGTTGATCGGCGGGTTGATCTCCTCCTTGAAGCACAGCCCCCACGCGAACGGCCCGTCCGGCGCGGTCGCCCACCCTCCCGTCGTCTCGTGGGAGATCTGCGCCAAGAAGGCCGCCACCTCGCGCTTCCGGGTGGCCTGGTCGCCGTCGGCGCCGAACTTGGGAAACCTCTCGGCGGCGCGGAGGAAGGCGGTGTAGCTGTAGAAGCCGTGGGCAGGGCACTCGGC
This genomic interval carries:
- the LOC133885228 gene encoding chitinase 10-like — encoded protein: MARRVLPAIVLAFTLAASSFLSNAGVAEAAWWRWDRLFPICGHGHGHGDGHSRVASIVTEDVYRSFFKHKDDAECPAHGFYSYTAFLRAAERFPKFGADGDQATRKREVAAFLAQISHETTGGWATAPDGPFAWGLCFKEEINPPINYCDANNTQWRCVPGKSYHGRGPIQLSWNFNYGPAGKALGFDGLNNPELVASDPEVSFKAALWFWMTPRAPKPSCHGVMVGRYRPSAADAAANRTAGFGLTTNIINGGLECGRDDVPQVNDRIGFFRRYCGLLGVDVGPNLDCAHQQPYS